One Archangium violaceum genomic window, CGCTCTCGGAGGCCTCGGAGCTGGCGTCGGTGCTGGCGCCGCGCCCGACCAAGCCTGTCATCGTGGAGCCCGCGCCGGTGGCGTCGTCCTCGCCGGTTGCGTCCGGGCCGGTGGAGTCCGCCTTCAGCGCCGGAGGTGGCGCGTCGAAGTCGGCGAAGGCCAACACGCCAGCGCCCGTGGCTCCGTCCGCGCAGGACTCTGGCTGGAAGCCTTCGGCCGCGAGCGTGCTCGCCTCGCTGGTGAAAGAGGAGAACGAGGCGCTATCGAAGCCGGCGCCGAAGGCCTCGCCGGTGGAGGAGAGGGCGAAGCCCGCGGCGTCGGGGCTGCTCGACGTGCCTCCGCCGGAGTCCGCGCCGGTGGCGGCTCCGAGCCCGCTGATGGCCGAGCCTCCCGCGCCCGCGCCGTACATGCAGCCCGCTCCAGGGCCTGCGTATGCGCAGCCGCCCGCTCAGGCGTACGCGCAGCCGATGGCCCAGCCGTATCCGCCTCCCCAGCAGTATGCGCCGCCTCAGGCGTACCCTGGCTACCCGCCTGCGGCCCCCGCGCCGAAGCAGGGCGGCAAGATGGGGATGATCATCGGAGTGGCGGCGGGCGTGGTGTTGCTCGTCGGTGGAGTGGGGGTCTACTTCGCGACCCGGCCTTCCGAGCAGGCGGCTGTGACGCCACCCGCGGCGACACAGCAGGTGGCCCAGGCGACGGCTCCGTCGAAGCCAGCGGAGCTGCCGCCCATGCCTCCGCCTCCGGCGGGGGTGGCGCAGAACACCCAGGGCACGCCCGCTGCGGGGACCACGGGCCAGCCGACCACTGCGCCTTCGACGGCACCGGCGGTTGCGGCCGCGGGGACTCCGGGAACCGCGCCAGCGGCGAACCCGGCGACGCCTCCGCCTGCCGAGCCGGTGAAGCCCGCCGAGCCGGCGAAGACGGAGCCGCAGCAGGTCGCTCGTGCCGAGGTGCCGGAGCGTAACGGTACCAAGCGCCCCACGTCGGTCAGCCGTCCTTCGGCGAGCCGCAGCAACAACGAGGAAGAACCGGTCGCGCGTAACACCAGGTCGCAGGCGAGGAGCGGCGGGAACGCGGATGACGAGTTCGACGAGCTCTTCGGGACGAAGAAGCCGAGTGCCAAGAACGGCACCGCGTCGGCGAATGGGCGTACGGCCTACATCCCGCCGGAGCCTGGTGGTGGGGCGGCGCTCGACAAGCTCGGGCAGTCGGACATCATGCAGGTGGTGCTGGCCAACAAGCCGGCGATCATCAAGTGCGTGAACGAGCAGAAGAAGAAGGATCCAGGCCTGAGTGGCAAGCTGGTGATGCGCTGGACGATCCAGACGAACGGCAAGACGAAGAACGTGTCCTGCCAGACGTCGGAGTTCCGTTCGACCTACATGGCGAGCTGCATTTCCGGGCTCATCAAGGGTTGGAATTTCCCGAAGCACCGGGTGCAGGGCGAGCCCATCGACTTCCCGTTCACCTTCTAATCGTCCAGGATGCAGACAGTTACTTTTGAGTCAAATGACTCGTACGACTGTCCGCTTCCATGGAGGATGAATTTGCTCCTGGAGGATGCGTCGAAGGGTGTGTCGACATTCGTTGACACGTCTGGAGCGGCGGGACTAAAGCCGCGCGCTGAAGGACGGAGGGGGCCTGAGAGGCCGGAGGTCCACCTCGTGAGACGTATCCATTCAGGAGGAAGCCGAGAAATGCAGATTCGCAAGATGAGGTTGATGCTCGCCGCGCTGGGAGCGATGAGCATGGTGCTGGCGGGTTGCCCCGATGGTGGCCGTGAGAGCCTGGAGTGCACGACGGACGCGGACTGCGACGCGTCCGAGATCTGTCATCCGGACGCCAAGGTGTGCGTGCAGACCTGTACTGCGGCTGCAGATTGCCCCGATTCGGCGAAGAAGTGCGAGGCTCTGAGCAGCTCGGACACCCGGCAGATCTGCAAGTGCACCACGCCGGAACTCTGCCAGCAGGACGAGCGTGTGAGCGATGCTTCGAACCTGACGTGCTCGGGTCAGTACAGCGTCTGCGTGCCGAGCGGGACCACCGGGCCGGGTCCGACCCCGACCACCTGCTCGGGTGAAGGCCAGAGCACCTGCGCCTATGGTCAGTTCTGCAGCACCGGCACGTGCACTGTGGTGCCTGCCCCCACGTGCCAGAATTACGAGAGATTCGATCAGCGCGGAGATCTGGGCACGACTGGACCTATCATCTTCAAGGCGACCGAGACTGCTGCTGTCGAGACTTACTGCAGTCCCTCTGCGCCTAAGCGCGTAAAAGTGACTATTTCAGCTTACTCCAGCAATCCTTTTCCTGCGACGAAGGATGAGCTGAATGGTCTGTTCTGGGTTGATGTTGACGGTGACAAGCACTCGGGTGCAGCGGTAGTTGCCGCTGGCGGTAGCAACTACGTTGTGAGTGGCACCAACCGCGAGCGGGCTGACATCGTATTGAGCTTCTGCGTCGCCGAGAGCAGCAGGACTCTGTCGCTGGGCGTCTATTTCATGAATGGTAACTTTTTCTGTCATCAGGCGAACTATTAACGTCTGATTTTGGAGTAGGCTGCGTATTGGCCTGCAATCAGAACCCTACCCAGCTCTCGGCTGGGTAGGGTTCTGTAATTTAAGAGCACCCTCATTAAGCAGCTTGTTTGCTAAGAGCATTTGACCTGGAATTGCGGCAGGAAGTGCTCTGAATTTTCTCCCACTGGGAGCGTCTTGTAGAGCGCACGCACGGTGAGGCCGGCGTTTTCAAATAGGAGAGTTCATGTTGCCTTCGAAGATGATGCAGACCCTCGCTCTTGGGCTGGTATTTGCTGCACCGACCGCCTTTGCGGAGGGGCAGTCGGCCAAGGGAGGGACGCAGTACAATCTGAACTGCCCTGTTGGCACCAAGCAGTTCGGCAATGCGGATGACGGACTCTTCTGCCGTAAGGTAGAGGCCTCGAAGGGCATGCACACTCCTCATGGCCCTTACGTTTCGTACTACCCTAACGGCCAGAAGCGCTCCGAGGGGCAGTATGTCGATGGTTTCCGTTCGGGTCAGTGGACCTTCTACAACGAGGCCGGCCAGGTGTCTGGCCGTACTGAGTTCCAGCGCGAGAATTACCATGGCAACCGGGTTCTCTACTTCGCGAACGGCAAGCCTCGCTTGGTGGAGGAGTACGCGAAGGGCAAGCGCAACGGACTCGTGCAGGAGTTCTCCGCGGACGGCAAACTCGTTCGCCAAGCTCAATACCGCGACGATCAACAGGTTGCGACGAAGTAGTCTGGTTGCCTCGCGGTGATACTTTGAAGGGCCTTCGCTGAGCAGGCGAAGGCCCTTCACTTTGTGCGCCCGGCATGGGCATCGACATGGAGGTGGAAGTCCTCCCGGAAGCAGGTCACCGCGAACGAAGGGAACCGCAGAGCGCCGGACCGCGAGGCCGACGTGAAGGAAGCGGGGAACGAAACCGCGGGGTGACGAACAGGAACCGGCTGCGAGGCGGCACCGAGCGGGGCGAGCGGGCAAAGATTCGCGAAGCCCCGGTGACCAAGGCGAGGTGACGTAGAGCCGGCGCTCGTGCGGTGAATGTCGATGTTCTTACCCGGGGAGAGCTCGCCTCGTGCCTGAAAGGGCGACGCCGAGAGGCGGAGCGAGCAGTCAGCAGAGGCCGTAGTGTGCGCTGGGCAGCGCACTGGTCAGGAGGGTTGAAGTCCCTCCGGCGCTCGGATGAGGAGCGCCGTATCCTAAGGCGGGGGTAACGCCTCGTCGGCCGGAGAGAGTGGAAGGTATGGAGAAGCCTCAATGGGCATGAAGGCGAAAGCCGGACACAGCCAAGGTGAACCTGGAGCCACCGCTCGCAGCACTCCGGAGGGCAGGGTGCCCACCGCGAGGTGGGAGCCGAAGGGCATGCGGAGAAGTACCGGGCCGTAGTCGAAGGGGGGCAACCCCAGTGACGAACCGGTCGGCCAAAGGTGGGGCAAGGTCGAGCCCGCACTATGGGGGCGAAGGCGTTCTCATCCACCCACCGCACCAAGGTGTATGCGGACGGCACGGTACGGAAGACCAGAGCGTGACCCCAGGAGGACTCGACGGGTTCCCGGGTGGCACCGGGGGAAGCAACCCTATAAGCGCAAGCGAAGCGGGGAGCGGTGCTCGGCGAGTCGTCGGACGGCTGGGTAGTACCTCAAGCTCGGTGAGAGCCGGGCGACCGGGAGACCGGCGACAGAGTGAGTCGGGGAAGCCAGCCGGTGAAGGCGGTCGGAGAGAGCAAGAAAGCGGGAAGAGCAAGGGCGATGAGGTGGAAAGTTCCCTCAGCGAAAGACCCGAACCTCACCGTCCGAGGAGACTCGCGGACTGGCTCAACCCGACGGGGGCGAGGAAGGTCCACTCGCTCATCGACAAGGTGTACAAGCGGAAGAACCTGGAGATCGCCTGGGAGCGCGTCAAAGCGAACCAGGGCTCTGGTGGGGTGGACGGAGAGAGCATCGAAGCCTTCGGCGAGCAGCTCCATGAGCGGCTCGAACAGCTCCATGCCGAACTCCGCGCCGACACTTACCAGCCCGCCCCGGTGAGGCAGGTGCGTATCCCGAAGGTGGGCAAGCCGGGCGAGTATCGCACGCTGGGAATCCCGACCATCTACGACCGGGTGTGCCAGCAGGCGCTGCTCAACCGACTGGAGCCTCTCTTCGAGCCGGTACTCGATGACGCCAGCTTCGGGTATCGGCGAGGGCGATCAACGAAGGATGCGCTACGCAAGGCATGGAGAGAGGTAGAAAGCGGTCATGAGTGGATAGTGGACGCTGACCTGAAGGACTTCTTCGGGTCGGTGGACCACGAGAAACTGATGACGCTCGTTGCCCAGCGAGTAGCAGACGGACGAGTGCTGCGCCTGCTCAGGGCGATGCTCAAGGCCGCCAGCTACGGAGAGGGGCGCCTGTTCCCGACCGAGCGTGGCACCCCACAGGGTGGGGTGAGCTCACCACTGCTCAGCAACATCCTCCTGACGCCGTTTGAGCGGGAGATGAGGCGCAAGGGCTATCGGCTCACGAGGTATGCAGACGACTGGGTCGTCACCTGCTCATCTGCAACGGAGGCACGTGCTGCTCTGGCAGCAGCGACGAGGACCCTGGAGACGTTGGGCGTGCGGCTCAATCCGCAGAAGACGCGGATCGTGCACGTGAAGCAGGGCTTCGAGTTCCTTGGCTTCAAGCTCAAGCGAGGAATGCGGCTGCGGCTGCCGCCGAACAAGATCCGAAGCGGGGCGCGCTCGGGGGTGCTCTATGCGTACCCGAGGGAGAAGTCGGTCCGACGTTTCCAAGACCAGATCCGCAGCCTGACGCGGCGACGTGCACCGGTAACGACCAAGGAGCTGATTCGGCAGATCAATCCCGTTGTGCGGGGGTGGGGGCACCACTACAAGCGCGCCCACGTCCGAAGGAGCTTCCACCGGCTCGACGGCTGGATCGTGCGACGAATCTGGTCACACCGATTCAAGCGGTGGAGGTGTCACGGCTGGAAAGAGCTGCCGACACCGAAGCTGTACGGCGAGTACGGGCTTGCCAACCTCGTGCAGATGATTCCCTCCCTCGCGACCTCAAAGAAGCACGCCTTCATGAAAGCTGGATGCGGGAAATCTGCACGTCCAGTTTGAGCGGCGAACGGAGGCCAGCGCGATGAGCGCGCCTCCTCCGACCCGACAGCGGCGAGCGGACCGGCAGGGATGGCGTGGAAGCCTCACCGGAGCCGGGGAGACGACGAGCCGCGAAGGGCCGAACGATAGGAAGGGAGTCACGAAAGTGAGTCTCGAAGGTGCCAGGCGCCAGAAGTCTCTGCAAGGGGAGCTCCCGCTGGGGCATAGGGGTGAAGCCCCGAAGGACCAGCGCAGCGGCGAAGCACTGAGGGCGGCAACCGAAACCGGACAACCAGGAGACGACCGCCTGATGGAGCGGGTGGTCGAGCGCGGCAACGTCAGGCGGCGTTGAAGCGAGTGAAGCAGAACAAGGGCAGTCCCGGCGTCGATGGGATGCGCGTGGAGGAGCTGGACCCGTGGCTGGTGAACAACTGGGACGCTGTCCGGGCACAACTGTTGGACGGTAGCTACCAGCCCCAACCGGTACGGGAGCAGGAGATACCCAAGAGTGGCGGAGGAGTCCGGAAGCTGGGGATTCCGACGGTACGCGACCGGCTCATCCAGCAGAGCATCCTGCAAGTGCTGCAACCGATGTACGACCCCACCTTCTCGGAGCACAGCTACGGTTTCCGGCCCGGACGCAGCGCACACGACGCGGTGTGCGAGGCCCAGCGCTACATACAGGAGGGTCGGAGCTGGGTGGTGGACGTGGACCTGGAGAAATTCTTCGACCGCGTCAACCACGACGTGCTGATGGGAAGGCTGGAGAAGAGAATCGGGGACAAGCGGGTGCTGAGGCTGATTCGCCGCTACCTGGAGGCCGGAATCGTGCGGCGGAGGATGCCATGCGGACGCTCAGGCGGCTATACGCGGGACTCCGGCTAGGAGTCAACGAGACGAAGAGCGCGGTGGCGCGCCCGTGGGAGCGGCGGTTCCTGGGCTACAGTTTCTGGGTAGCCAAGGGGCGGCAGGTGAAACGACGCGTGTCACCCAAGGCCCTTGAAGCGATGAAGGAGCGGGTGCGGGAGATGACGTCCCGTGTCTAGGGGCGGAGCCTGGATGCGGTGGCCAAGGACCCGCGGGCGTATCTGCTGGGATGGAAGCAGTATTTCCAACTGGCGGACACCCCCGGTGTCTTCCGGCAACTGGACGAATGGCTGCGCCATCGCCTGCGAGCCCTCCAACTCAAGCAGTGGAAACGGGGGACGACGGTGTTCCGAGAGCTGCGCGCCCGGGGAACGCCCGAGCACATGGCCCGCCGGGTTGCCGCCAATACCCGCCGCTGGTGGAGGAACTCGGGCATGTACCTCCAACTCGCCCTGCCCACGAGCTTCTTCGACCGGCTGGGAGTTCCGAGACTCGCCAGCTAACCTCAACCTATCGAACCGCCGGATGCGGACCCGCTTGTCCGGTGGTGTGGCAGGGGAGTAGCGAGGCGACCTCGCTACCCCCTATGCCGATTTCCGCAGACCCTTCCTTCTGTCCGCGGGCTCGGCTAGAAGCCTTACTGTGAAGTCCGCGCCCACTATCCCACAGTTACTCGACATCCCTGTTTGCTCCGTAGCGGACATGGGCCTCCGCGAACTTGAGCGTATACGGCTCATCCTCCGGGGGAGTTCGGTCATCGACTGGCGACGGATGCACTTCCAGACCCGGGATGAGGTTGACCGCTTCCTCCGGCTCTGCCAGATCGACACCACCCGTCCTGAGGACGAATCGTGGGCTCGGATGGTGCTCGCGGATGCTGTCGAGTACCTGCGGCAGACCTACAACTACCGGGTAGCTGATGCCGTGGCGGACCCGGCGGAACTCCACGATCTCTTCCTTTATGCGTCCGGCGTGAAGGGGTTGCCGAGGCACCGACGCATCGCCTGCATTGTGCTCAAGGTGATGCACGTCATCCAGCACATTGAGGGGCGGGACCTGCTCCACCGTCTGGCGGTCTCCGAGGCAGACCTGTCCGAACTGGTGATGGCGAAGGTGTTGGATGTAGCGCAGTTGCTTCGGGACAAGGGACTGCCAGTTGTCGAGTTCGCCCACTCCATTAAGTCTCGTGAGTCCCTCATCACGAAGCTTCTGGCCAAGAGAGAGACGGTAGCGGCTCAAATCTATGACCGAACCCGCTTCCGCATTATCACCCAGACGCAGGCGGATATTCTCCCTGTCCTTTATTTCCTGACGCAGCATCTCTTCCCCTTTAACTTTGTCGTCCCTGGACAGACCGAGAACACTCTTGTCTCGTTCAAGGCTGTGCTTGCGGAGAACCCACACCTCCAGCAGTACGCACAGCACCTCCACTTGGATCTCGACTACGAGGACCGCGAGGAACGTACGCGCAATCTGTTCTCCGGTGGATCCTACCGAGCGTTGAACTTCGTCGTGGATGTTCCGCTGCGCATGGACGCGTACCTACCACCGCCTGAACAAGACTCGCGTGAGCGCAAGAACCGGACGGTTTTCACGCTCGTGGAGTTTCAGATCATCGACGAGGAGACCTCTCTCCAAAATGAAGAAGGAGAGAACGCCCACAAGCTCTATAAGCGTCGGCAGAAGCGGCGTGTTCTGCGCCGCCTCTCTCGAGGGCTCGTTGTACCAAAGCGACAAGGATAAAGCATCACTCCGCCACTTTGTGCGAGAGCATCTACTGCGGGTGTTTGACGCTCTTGGTGATGTCGAGTGGGTTGAAGGGCTTATTTGTTAGGATCTTCTGTAGCTGAGGTGGGCGCGCCAGGGTGGACGGAGGGGCTCCGGTGAGAGACAGGGGAGAAGCAGTCCGAGAGGCGGCTGTCACTCTCGCGAGAGCGCTGGTCGCCGAGTTGCAGTGCGTGCCGCCCCAGCGTGTGCTGGCGGGGAGGAGGG contains:
- the gltJ gene encoding adventurous gliding motility protein GltJ: MRFVCDSCRAQYMISDDKVGAKGVKVRCKKCGYNIVVRPAGSTPAKEDGTGSEAAGGAAASQSQSNNDGFGLPASLGTPPEGGIFSGVEDDELGAVFDQVLNSGSHRIPAGESAGDGPAQLDASALSDTGETVRKLAEAEEGSAKPAASHEWFVAIDEKQVGPLSLEKVKDYWERGEVGPDSLCWRAGFSDWIPLSEASELASVLAPRPTKPVIVEPAPVASSSPVASGPVESAFSAGGGASKSAKANTPAPVAPSAQDSGWKPSAASVLASLVKEENEALSKPAPKASPVEERAKPAASGLLDVPPPESAPVAAPSPLMAEPPAPAPYMQPAPGPAYAQPPAQAYAQPMAQPYPPPQQYAPPQAYPGYPPAAPAPKQGGKMGMIIGVAAGVVLLVGGVGVYFATRPSEQAAVTPPAATQQVAQATAPSKPAELPPMPPPPAGVAQNTQGTPAAGTTGQPTTAPSTAPAVAAAGTPGTAPAANPATPPPAEPVKPAEPAKTEPQQVARAEVPERNGTKRPTSVSRPSASRSNNEEEPVARNTRSQARSGGNADDEFDELFGTKKPSAKNGTASANGRTAYIPPEPGGGAALDKLGQSDIMQVVLANKPAIIKCVNEQKKKDPGLSGKLVMRWTIQTNGKTKNVSCQTSEFRSTYMASCISGLIKGWNFPKHRVQGEPIDFPFTF
- a CDS encoding toxin-antitoxin system YwqK family antitoxin is translated as MLPSKMMQTLALGLVFAAPTAFAEGQSAKGGTQYNLNCPVGTKQFGNADDGLFCRKVEASKGMHTPHGPYVSYYPNGQKRSEGQYVDGFRSGQWTFYNEAGQVSGRTEFQRENYHGNRVLYFANGKPRLVEEYAKGKRNGLVQEFSADGKLVRQAQYRDDQQVATK
- the ltrA gene encoding group II intron reverse transcriptase/maturase; translated protein: MESSLSERPEPHRPRRLADWLNPTGARKVHSLIDKVYKRKNLEIAWERVKANQGSGGVDGESIEAFGEQLHERLEQLHAELRADTYQPAPVRQVRIPKVGKPGEYRTLGIPTIYDRVCQQALLNRLEPLFEPVLDDASFGYRRGRSTKDALRKAWREVESGHEWIVDADLKDFFGSVDHEKLMTLVAQRVADGRVLRLLRAMLKAASYGEGRLFPTERGTPQGGVSSPLLSNILLTPFEREMRRKGYRLTRYADDWVVTCSSATEARAALAAATRTLETLGVRLNPQKTRIVHVKQGFEFLGFKLKRGMRLRLPPNKIRSGARSGVLYAYPREKSVRRFQDQIRSLTRRRAPVTTKELIRQINPVVRGWGHHYKRAHVRRSFHRLDGWIVRRIWSHRFKRWRCHGWKELPTPKLYGEYGLANLVQMIPSLATSKKHAFMKAGCGKSARPV
- a CDS encoding reverse transcriptase domain-containing protein, producing MKQNKGSPGVDGMRVEELDPWLVNNWDAVRAQLLDGSYQPQPVREQEIPKSGGGVRKLGIPTVRDRLIQQSILQVLQPMYDPTFSEHSYGFRPGRSAHDAVCEAQRYIQEGRSWVVDVDLEKFFDRVNHDVLMGRLEKRIGDKRVLRLIRRYLEAGIVRRRMPCGRSGGYTRDSG
- a CDS encoding group II intron maturase-specific domain-containing protein, yielding MAKDPRAYLLGWKQYFQLADTPGVFRQLDEWLRHRLRALQLKQWKRGTTVFRELRARGTPEHMARRVAANTRRWWRNSGMYLQLALPTSFFDRLGVPRLAS
- a CDS encoding TIGR04552 family protein, producing the protein MGLRELERIRLILRGSSVIDWRRMHFQTRDEVDRFLRLCQIDTTRPEDESWARMVLADAVEYLRQTYNYRVADAVADPAELHDLFLYASGVKGLPRHRRIACIVLKVMHVIQHIEGRDLLHRLAVSEADLSELVMAKVLDVAQLLRDKGLPVVEFAHSIKSRESLITKLLAKRETVAAQIYDRTRFRIITQTQADILPVLYFLTQHLFPFNFVVPGQTENTLVSFKAVLAENPHLQQYAQHLHLDLDYEDREERTRNLFSGGSYRALNFVVDVPLRMDAYLPPPEQDSRERKNRTVFTLVEFQIIDEETSLQNEEGENAHKLYKRRQKRRVLRRLSRGLVVPKRQG